A portion of the Pseudoalteromonas luteoviolacea genome contains these proteins:
- a CDS encoding MFS transporter yields the protein MPIFHLLLCSIVVFFVLYAPQPLLAMFAEHYQVSPAKAGLLMTVTMLPLAIAPVFYGLVLTRRCKLTVLRHTMLALATCCLVISVTQQFEVFLFMRFIEGLLLPAALTSMTGYIGQTWQGQNLREKMTWYVGSTIVGGYVGRALAANFANWWGFESFYLFNASLLIVLALMIRTTRKQQDNAKQLTSPKDYLKPLKTIKLLRLYSAVFCMFFCFSALLNYLPFILSNEYEIEDPSTIAWVYSGYLIGAIISMLTPYLSKLSRNNWLILSVLFVIYSTSLLIMQWRNLEAFVVMFTLFCACMFMIHASAAPLANEMSTANASVTNGAYVSFYYCGGALGTFVPGFIYQLYGMHAFLLSLLLICIAGGYLTLLNFRSGKVTQLGS from the coding sequence ATGCCCATATTTCATTTGCTATTGTGCTCAATCGTCGTATTTTTTGTGCTGTACGCCCCACAACCATTACTGGCCATGTTCGCCGAACACTACCAAGTCAGTCCAGCCAAAGCAGGGCTATTGATGACAGTCACCATGTTGCCACTGGCTATAGCGCCTGTTTTCTATGGTTTGGTTTTAACTCGCCGATGTAAGTTGACCGTGTTACGTCACACCATGCTTGCTCTAGCAACATGCTGTCTCGTCATTAGCGTCACTCAGCAATTTGAAGTTTTCTTATTCATGCGTTTTATTGAAGGTTTACTGCTACCAGCAGCACTTACGTCTATGACTGGATATATTGGTCAAACTTGGCAAGGGCAAAACCTTCGAGAGAAAATGACATGGTATGTCGGTAGCACCATAGTCGGTGGCTATGTTGGACGCGCCTTGGCAGCAAACTTTGCTAACTGGTGGGGATTTGAGAGCTTTTACCTCTTCAATGCTAGTTTATTGATTGTTCTCGCTTTGATGATCCGCACCACACGCAAACAACAAGACAATGCCAAACAGCTCACTTCTCCAAAAGACTACTTAAAACCGTTAAAAACAATCAAGCTACTGCGCTTATATAGCGCTGTATTTTGTATGTTTTTTTGTTTTTCAGCTTTACTTAATTACCTACCTTTCATTTTAAGTAATGAATATGAAATAGAGGACCCATCAACCATAGCTTGGGTTTACAGCGGTTATCTAATTGGTGCAATCATCTCCATGTTAACTCCTTATTTATCCAAGCTGTCACGTAACAATTGGCTAATTTTGAGCGTCTTATTTGTAATATATTCAACCAGTTTACTGATTATGCAGTGGCGTAATTTAGAGGCTTTTGTCGTGATGTTCACCCTGTTTTGCGCCTGCATGTTCATGATACATGCTAGCGCAGCACCTCTAGCAAATGAAATGAGCACAGCCAATGCGAGTGTCACCAATGGTGCGTATGTATCTTTTTACTATTGTGGAGGTGCACTGGGCACTTTTGTACCCGGCTTTATTTATCAACTTTATGGCATGCACGCCTTTTTATTAAGCTTGCTGCTTATCTGTATAGCCGGTGGCTATTTAACATTACTCAATTTTCGTTCTGGTAAAGTAACCCAGCTGGGTTCATGA
- a CDS encoding mandelate racemase/muconate lactonizing enzyme family protein, with the protein MKVNRVEVFDIHCPDRPAWTPVFVRIHTDEGISGVGEAGLAYDLGHSAAASMIKEMAEAFLIGHDPFQTELLWSRMLRESFWGLGGGPVVYAAMSAIDTALWDIKGKALKLPVYQLLGGKVNPELRTYASQLQFDWDDEFKALVQPHEYAEAAHKALAEGYDAVKVDPIMYDKDGNTYYDRTKLISRGEMKLYRSRMKAIREAVGDEVDIIFECHSLPGATSAIQIAEIAEEFDCMYYEEPVNYLNHSLHAKVANKTAVPIAGGERLYNRWDVRPYFEDQSIDVLQPDIGLCGGFTETKKVCDYADIFDIRIQAHVCGGPVATAASLHLETAIPNFLIHEHHTYAIKKWNRELCLQDPQPEKGVFKVSEEPGIGIELNDEVVMRSQRVEIK; encoded by the coding sequence ATGAAAGTAAATCGCGTCGAAGTATTTGATATACATTGTCCAGACAGACCAGCTTGGACACCTGTGTTTGTGAGAATTCACACAGATGAAGGGATCTCAGGAGTGGGTGAAGCTGGACTTGCTTACGACTTAGGCCATAGTGCTGCTGCGAGTATGATTAAAGAGATGGCAGAAGCATTCTTGATCGGCCATGACCCATTCCAAACTGAGCTTTTATGGTCTCGCATGTTGAGAGAGAGCTTTTGGGGACTGGGTGGCGGACCTGTGGTATATGCGGCGATGAGTGCGATTGACACTGCGCTATGGGATATAAAAGGTAAGGCGTTAAAGTTACCGGTTTATCAGCTGCTAGGTGGTAAAGTAAATCCAGAGCTGCGTACTTACGCATCACAGCTACAGTTTGATTGGGATGATGAGTTCAAAGCGCTTGTACAGCCACATGAATATGCTGAAGCGGCACATAAGGCATTGGCTGAAGGCTATGACGCGGTGAAAGTCGACCCTATCATGTACGATAAAGATGGTAATACCTACTACGATCGCACTAAGTTGATTTCTCGTGGTGAAATGAAGCTGTATCGTTCGCGTATGAAAGCCATTCGTGAAGCAGTTGGCGATGAAGTAGACATTATTTTTGAATGTCACAGTTTGCCGGGGGCAACTTCAGCAATTCAGATTGCAGAAATCGCTGAAGAGTTTGACTGCATGTACTACGAAGAACCAGTGAATTACTTAAACCACTCACTGCACGCTAAGGTTGCTAACAAGACGGCAGTACCGATTGCCGGTGGTGAGCGCTTGTATAACCGCTGGGATGTGAGACCTTACTTTGAAGACCAAAGTATTGATGTTTTGCAGCCAGATATTGGTCTGTGTGGTGGTTTTACTGAAACTAAAAAAGTATGTGATTATGCCGATATTTTTGATATCCGAATTCAAGCGCATGTATGTGGTGGCCCTGTTGCAACCGCAGCTTCATTGCATTTAGAAACGGCCATTCCTAACTTCTTAATTCATGAACATCATACTTATGCAATTAAAAAGTGGAATAGGGAGCTTTGCCTTCAAGATCCGCAGCCTGAAAAAGGTGTGTTTAAGGTCTCGGAAGAGCCTGGTATCGGTATTGAACTGAACGATGAAGTTGTGATGCGCTCGCAACGCGTTGAAATCAAATAG
- a CDS encoding cation:proton antiporter, translating into MSAIYIAAIAIFSVFAQWLAWVAKVPAILFLLLTGLLLGPVSGVLDPDQLLGDLLFPVVSLSVAIILFEGSLTLHFRELKGIGKVVRNLCSIGMLTTFIIITACAIYVLELDWPVAAVLGAVLVVTGPTVIAPMLNAMRPTKDIDRILRWEGIVIDPIGALFAVLVFEAVSLVDKDGVFSHTLMALLSTLGVGLSVGIIAGWFTSFIIRKEWLPFELHKFGILALVLMSFTLSNHLSHESGLLAVTIFGIWLANQDDLEIDAVLEFKEDLSMILISSLFILLAARLKLEELMMLDSGIFWFLAVVLFVARPLSIAVSTFNSDIPFKSRLMLAWIAPRGIVAAAVGSVFALSMAQSGHPDAVQIVPLIFTVIIVTVILQSLTATPLARLLGVRQPSPSTLLIIGANHVARAIACGLKEQNIDVYLSDPAWENCKMARMDGLPCYYGNPQSEHAERYLPLTSLHSVLALSPNRHHNALGVQYFSHLLDEQSVYSLKSSTNHAKANKDSATFLSRQILFGDTGNYAKLSSLMAKGGKVSATRLSEEFSWEQYLEVNKEAIPLFIISEQKKEDDPLSIRPFTSEDKKLPEQGDRILALQPPKMSILKDTTNRETSIGEKLNS; encoded by the coding sequence ATGTCGGCTATCTATATTGCCGCGATTGCCATATTTTCTGTATTTGCCCAATGGCTAGCATGGGTTGCTAAAGTACCTGCAATCTTATTTTTATTATTGACTGGTCTGTTACTAGGACCAGTTTCAGGCGTATTAGACCCAGATCAGCTACTTGGAGACTTACTCTTTCCTGTCGTCTCTTTATCTGTGGCCATCATTCTCTTTGAGGGCTCTTTAACACTTCATTTTCGCGAGCTAAAAGGGATCGGTAAGGTTGTCAGGAACCTATGCTCAATCGGCATGCTAACCACATTTATCATTATTACAGCTTGCGCTATCTATGTACTTGAACTTGATTGGCCAGTGGCGGCTGTGCTGGGTGCTGTATTAGTTGTCACAGGACCCACTGTGATCGCGCCAATGCTAAACGCCATGCGCCCAACGAAAGATATTGACCGAATTCTACGTTGGGAAGGTATCGTCATCGATCCTATTGGCGCTTTATTCGCTGTTTTGGTATTTGAAGCTGTTAGCTTAGTTGATAAAGATGGCGTATTCAGCCATACCCTTATGGCTTTGTTATCAACCCTCGGCGTGGGCCTGAGTGTTGGCATTATCGCAGGCTGGTTTACTAGTTTTATTATCCGCAAAGAATGGCTGCCTTTTGAATTACACAAATTTGGCATATTAGCTTTGGTACTGATGAGTTTTACACTATCCAATCATTTAAGTCATGAGTCAGGGCTGCTTGCGGTCACTATCTTTGGCATATGGCTTGCCAATCAGGATGATTTGGAAATTGACGCAGTGCTTGAGTTTAAAGAAGACTTGTCGATGATATTAATTTCTAGTCTGTTCATTTTACTTGCAGCACGCTTAAAACTTGAAGAACTGATGATGCTAGACAGTGGTATTTTTTGGTTTTTGGCCGTTGTACTGTTTGTTGCACGACCTTTGAGTATCGCTGTATCGACATTTAATAGCGATATCCCTTTTAAGTCACGGCTCATGCTTGCTTGGATTGCCCCTCGAGGTATCGTTGCGGCTGCTGTCGGATCCGTCTTCGCACTCAGTATGGCCCAATCAGGCCACCCAGATGCCGTACAAATCGTGCCTTTAATCTTTACCGTCATCATAGTAACCGTCATTCTACAGAGTCTCACAGCGACACCATTAGCCCGCTTGCTTGGCGTTAGGCAACCCAGTCCAAGTACGTTACTCATCATTGGAGCCAATCATGTAGCCAGAGCCATTGCATGCGGACTAAAAGAGCAGAATATTGATGTCTATTTATCCGATCCAGCCTGGGAAAACTGCAAAATGGCGCGAATGGATGGTCTACCCTGTTATTATGGAAACCCACAGTCAGAGCATGCTGAGCGCTATTTGCCGCTAACCAGCCTTCATTCTGTATTAGCTTTATCACCCAACAGACATCATAACGCATTAGGCGTGCAATACTTTTCTCACCTGCTTGATGAGCAAAGCGTTTACTCACTAAAGTCTTCAACTAACCATGCAAAAGCTAATAAGGACAGTGCGACCTTTTTATCTCGTCAAATATTGTTTGGTGATACCGGCAACTATGCCAAACTGAGCAGTTTAATGGCAAAAGGTGGCAAAGTCAGTGCAACTCGATTGTCAGAGGAGTTTAGCTGGGAGCAATATTTAGAAGTAAATAAAGAGGCAATTCCCTTGTTTATTATTTCTGAGCAAAAAAAAGAGGACGATCCGCTTTCAATCAGGCCCTTTACATCTGAAGATAAAAAGCTGCCGGAACAAGGTGACAGAATTTTGGCTCTACAACCACCAAAAATGTCCATCTTAAAAGATACAACGAACAGAGAGACATCTATTGGAGAAAAGCTCAATAGCTAA
- the suhB gene encoding inositol-1-monophosphatase produces MHPMLNIAVRAARNAGKVILRATEDLSQVEATQKGTNDFVTSVDTEAERVIRDTILKSYPDHAIVGEELGHTDGKDNDYLWVIDPLDGTTNFIKGIPHFAISIALKVKGRVEQAVIYDPVRSELFTASRGQGAQLNNKRIRVTKSNELAGSVLATGFPFKQKHHLDAYTEAFKALFIHTADIRRAGSAALDMAYVAAGRIDGFYEIGLKPWDTAAGELLVKEAGGMLMDFAGGANYNNSGNIICGAPKLCQAIVKEIRPVLTESLLK; encoded by the coding sequence ATGCATCCAATGTTAAACATTGCGGTACGCGCTGCGCGTAACGCGGGTAAAGTGATCTTACGTGCAACTGAAGATCTGTCTCAAGTTGAAGCGACTCAAAAAGGCACAAACGACTTCGTGACAAGTGTTGATACAGAAGCTGAACGTGTGATCCGTGACACTATTTTAAAATCTTACCCTGATCACGCAATCGTTGGAGAAGAACTTGGCCACACAGATGGCAAAGATAATGATTACCTTTGGGTTATCGACCCACTTGATGGCACAACCAACTTCATCAAGGGTATCCCTCACTTCGCAATCTCAATTGCACTTAAAGTTAAAGGCCGTGTAGAACAGGCTGTTATCTATGATCCAGTTCGCAGCGAGTTATTCACCGCATCTCGTGGTCAAGGCGCACAGTTGAATAACAAGCGTATTCGTGTAACTAAAAGCAACGAATTAGCTGGTAGCGTTTTAGCAACAGGCTTCCCATTTAAGCAAAAACATCACTTAGATGCATACACAGAAGCATTCAAAGCGCTATTCATCCACACAGCAGATATCCGTCGTGCAGGTTCTGCAGCGCTAGATATGGCATATGTTGCAGCTGGTCGTATTGACGGTTTCTATGAAATTGGCCTTAAGCCATGGGATACAGCTGCAGGCGAGCTGTTAGTAAAAGAAGCTGGCGGCATGTTAATGGACTTTGCAGGTGGTGCAAACTATAACAACAGCGGTAACATCATCTGTGGCGCACCAAAGTTGTGCCAAGCAATTGTTAAAGAGATCCGCCCTGTACTTACAGAGTCTCTGCTTAAATAA
- the trmJ gene encoding tRNA (cytosine(32)/uridine(32)-2'-O)-methyltransferase TrmJ, whose protein sequence is MALQDIRIVLVNTSHSGNIGSVARAMKTMGFSKLYLVDPACEVDSHASALAAGATDVLGDAVTVDKLEDAIADCSLVIGTSARSRTLSWPMVDPRECAQKLVAESNDGPVALVFGRENSGLTNEELQLCNYHVCIPANPEYSSLNLAMAVQTLTYETRMTFLDTQDAKPEEDDTKYPTSEQMALFYEHLESTLSDTGFIVKQHPGMVMTKLKRLFNRARPEDQELNILRGILSSVNKSTK, encoded by the coding sequence ATGGCATTACAAGATATTAGAATCGTACTTGTGAACACTTCACACTCTGGAAATATTGGCTCAGTTGCGCGCGCAATGAAAACCATGGGCTTTTCAAAACTGTACTTAGTCGATCCTGCTTGCGAGGTGGATAGTCACGCGAGTGCGTTGGCTGCCGGTGCAACAGATGTGCTTGGTGATGCCGTTACTGTTGATAAGCTTGAAGATGCTATTGCAGATTGTAGTTTAGTTATAGGCACCAGTGCGCGTTCTCGTACTCTTTCTTGGCCGATGGTAGACCCAAGAGAGTGTGCACAGAAATTGGTCGCAGAGTCTAATGACGGCCCTGTTGCGCTTGTGTTTGGTCGAGAAAATAGCGGCTTGACCAATGAAGAGTTGCAGTTATGTAATTATCACGTCTGTATTCCAGCGAATCCTGAATACAGTTCATTGAATTTGGCAATGGCGGTACAAACACTGACATATGAAACGCGTATGACCTTCTTAGATACGCAAGATGCTAAGCCTGAAGAAGACGATACAAAGTATCCCACATCTGAGCAAATGGCTTTATTCTACGAGCACCTTGAGTCAACGTTAAGTGATACAGGCTTCATTGTTAAGCAGCATCCAGGCATGGTGATGACCAAACTAAAACGCCTATTCAATCGTGCAAGACCTGAAGATCAAGAGTTGAATATCCTACGTGGCATTCTGAGTTCGGTGAATAAATCGACAAAATAA
- a CDS encoding glutamate-5-semialdehyde dehydrogenase: MTLITNLAKNAASAAKKLAILDTEQKNIILNAMACEIRASKYEIQQANELDLQAASENNLSAAMIDRLTLSPARIEDMASGLEDVAQLPDPVGGKRILGKQASGIEVQKMRVPLGVICMIYEARPNVTADAGALCFKSGNGVILRGGKEALNSSLAIAQVMHKVLDEYGLPKELITVVPDPDRALLLELMAQKEYIDLVIPRGGEGLIEFVTTHSAIPVIQHFKGVCHLYVDKDADLDMAIALLLNGKTQRTGVCNALEGLLVHQSIAREFLPKVRDVLSQAGVQVHACQSASAYFSCVNTLADDQFGQEYLGLEIAIRIVEDLTGALAHIDQFGSHHTEVICTDSPQAALQFQTQVDASVVMVNASSRFSDGGQLGLGAEIGIATTKLHAYGPMGLESLTTEKYLVNGFGNIRT, translated from the coding sequence ATGACGTTAATCACAAATTTAGCAAAGAATGCAGCAAGTGCTGCGAAAAAACTCGCGATATTGGATACTGAGCAGAAAAATATCATTTTAAATGCAATGGCTTGTGAAATTAGAGCAAGTAAGTATGAAATTCAACAAGCCAATGAGCTAGATCTACAAGCGGCTAGTGAAAATAACTTGTCTGCAGCAATGATAGATCGCCTCACTTTAAGCCCTGCACGTATTGAAGATATGGCATCCGGGCTAGAAGACGTCGCGCAGTTACCAGATCCAGTAGGAGGAAAACGAATACTAGGTAAACAAGCAAGTGGCATAGAAGTTCAAAAAATGCGTGTACCACTCGGTGTTATTTGCATGATTTATGAAGCAAGACCAAACGTAACCGCTGATGCGGGAGCTTTATGTTTTAAGTCAGGTAATGGCGTTATTCTGCGTGGTGGTAAAGAAGCGTTAAATAGCTCACTTGCGATTGCTCAAGTAATGCACAAGGTCCTTGATGAATACGGTTTACCTAAAGAGTTGATTACGGTGGTACCCGATCCAGATAGAGCCCTTCTGCTAGAACTGATGGCACAAAAAGAGTACATAGATCTCGTGATCCCTCGTGGCGGTGAAGGGCTGATTGAATTTGTAACGACACATAGTGCTATTCCTGTGATTCAACACTTCAAAGGGGTGTGCCATTTATACGTTGATAAGGACGCCGATCTCGATATGGCGATCGCGCTTTTACTGAATGGTAAAACTCAAAGAACAGGCGTGTGTAATGCATTAGAGGGATTGTTGGTTCATCAATCTATTGCTCGAGAGTTTTTACCAAAGGTACGAGACGTATTAAGCCAAGCTGGTGTACAGGTGCATGCTTGCCAATCTGCTTCAGCGTATTTTAGCTGCGTAAATACCTTAGCAGATGATCAATTTGGTCAAGAATATTTAGGACTGGAAATTGCCATTCGCATAGTCGAAGATTTAACTGGTGCCCTGGCGCATATTGATCAATTTGGCAGTCACCATACTGAAGTCATTTGCACTGACTCACCACAAGCGGCACTACAATTTCAAACACAAGTTGATGCTTCTGTTGTGATGGTGAACGCGTCTTCTCGATTCAGTGATGGTGGTCAGTTAGGGTTAGGTGCAGAAATTGGCATAGCAACAACTAAGTTACACGCATATGGTCCAATGGGTCTTGAGTCTTTGACGACGGAAAAATACTTAGTAAATGGATTTGGAAATATAAGAACGTAG
- a CDS encoding DUF2058 domain-containing protein, producing the protein MGSLQDQLLKAGLTTEHKMKVAKTEKRKQQKKKKKKGATSDQTDLQKHIEQTKLVQQQKAEALNKAKQDDLKEREQVARVKQILEHHNQEEIRGDRTFNFTYENKVKELEVNESTQQALSKGRLAICVLESQFYVLEDEPARKIAEVDEKYIVFHVEDGSDKKDDDDPYADYEVPDDLVW; encoded by the coding sequence ATGGGTTCTTTACAGGATCAGCTGTTAAAAGCCGGTTTGACAACTGAGCACAAAATGAAAGTTGCTAAAACGGAAAAGCGCAAACAGCAAAAGAAGAAAAAGAAAAAAGGCGCAACGAGCGACCAAACGGATCTGCAAAAGCATATTGAACAGACCAAACTAGTACAGCAGCAAAAAGCAGAAGCACTGAATAAAGCAAAGCAAGATGATTTAAAAGAGCGTGAACAAGTTGCTCGTGTGAAGCAAATTCTTGAGCATCATAATCAAGAAGAAATTAGAGGTGACCGTACATTTAACTTCACTTACGAAAATAAAGTAAAGGAATTAGAGGTTAATGAGTCGACACAGCAAGCTTTATCCAAAGGGCGCTTGGCAATTTGTGTATTGGAAAGTCAGTTTTATGTACTGGAAGATGAGCCAGCGAGAAAAATTGCCGAAGTTGATGAAAAGTATATTGTTTTCCATGTAGAAGACGGTAGTGATAAAAAGGATGATGATGATCCGTATGCGGATTACGAAGTCCCTGATGACTTAGTTTGGTAG
- a CDS encoding prolyl-tRNA synthetase associated domain-containing protein produces the protein MLPSSEWLGERLAQLGIDYISYEHVPLANCTVAKEIGLEREGVGLKNLFLRDNYGKRHFLVITLADKQLDLKALSKQQGVSRLGFCSSERLEKYLKVKPGSVSALATLNDEHKQVELWLDGELRQAKQWQCHPFENDKTWVITLEDLKAFWRNSGHEPSWVTLPERKLSNVK, from the coding sequence ATATTGCCCAGTTCTGAATGGCTTGGTGAACGATTAGCACAATTAGGCATTGATTATATTAGCTATGAACATGTTCCTTTAGCTAATTGCACTGTAGCGAAAGAGATAGGTTTGGAAAGAGAAGGGGTGGGATTGAAAAACCTTTTTCTGAGAGATAATTATGGCAAGCGCCATTTTTTGGTCATTACACTGGCTGATAAGCAATTGGATTTGAAAGCATTGTCAAAGCAGCAAGGTGTATCTCGGCTGGGGTTTTGCTCTAGTGAACGGTTAGAAAAATACTTAAAGGTGAAGCCGGGCAGTGTTTCTGCCTTGGCAACACTCAATGATGAGCACAAGCAGGTTGAACTATGGCTTGATGGTGAGTTAAGACAAGCTAAGCAATGGCAGTGTCACCCATTTGAAAATGACAAAACATGGGTAATAACGCTTGAAGATTTAAAGGCATTTTGGCGAAACAGTGGTCATGAACCCAGCTGGGTTACTTTACCAGAACGAAAATTGAGTAATGTTAAATAG
- a CDS encoding c-type cytochrome — MLASGNVAAADGKALYTAKLCQTCHGAEGKAPIMPLYPKINGQSKEYTLAQMKDIKSGKRSNGMSAAMKAMVANVSDAELEAIAEYLSTVK, encoded by the coding sequence ATGTTGGCATCAGGTAATGTGGCAGCGGCAGATGGAAAAGCTTTGTATACAGCTAAATTATGCCAAACATGCCATGGGGCAGAAGGTAAAGCACCGATTATGCCTTTGTACCCTAAAATAAATGGGCAAAGTAAAGAGTATACACTGGCGCAAATGAAAGACATAAAGTCTGGGAAGCGAAGTAATGGTATGTCTGCCGCGATGAAGGCCATGGTGGCAAATGTCTCCGATGCTGAACTTGAAGCAATTGCTGAGTATCTATCAACAGTTAAATAG
- a CDS encoding class II aldolase/adducin family protein: MFELQQLNLKGKVSDEEWKLRVDLAACYRLVEHFRWGDLIYTHMSARLPGTDHYLVNAFGLSFDEVTASNLVKVDLQGNILDDTPFEINPAGFTIHSAIHEVREDAHCVIHLHTKETIAVASLEGGLKPLSQHSMFSLPSLSYHGYEGLAVNDDERARLQSDLGDNNHMLLVNHGGLTVGPTIGDAFMRFFDLQRACEIQVAIMSTGQPAIQVPQPIQDNIYKQAKVVHSGSTGGQVAWPAMLRKAYRLDPGFAQ, translated from the coding sequence ATGTTCGAACTGCAACAACTAAACTTGAAAGGAAAAGTAAGTGATGAAGAATGGAAGTTACGAGTTGACCTTGCCGCTTGTTATCGCTTAGTTGAGCATTTTCGTTGGGGTGATTTAATTTACACTCATATGTCGGCTAGGTTACCAGGTACAGATCATTATTTAGTGAATGCATTTGGCTTAAGCTTTGATGAGGTCACTGCGTCTAATCTCGTGAAGGTAGATCTACAAGGTAATATTCTTGATGATACGCCATTTGAGATCAACCCTGCAGGCTTCACGATTCACAGCGCAATTCATGAAGTCCGAGAAGATGCACATTGTGTGATTCATTTGCATACTAAAGAGACGATTGCTGTGGCGAGTCTTGAAGGAGGGCTGAAACCTCTGAGCCAGCACAGCATGTTCTCATTGCCATCATTGTCTTATCATGGGTATGAGGGGCTTGCTGTGAATGACGATGAAAGAGCTCGCTTACAGTCTGACTTGGGTGATAATAATCACATGCTCCTAGTCAATCATGGTGGTTTAACAGTGGGGCCAACAATTGGTGACGCCTTTATGCGCTTTTTTGATTTACAACGCGCATGTGAAATTCAAGTCGCAATTATGTCGACTGGTCAGCCAGCAATACAAGTCCCACAACCAATTCAAGATAATATATACAAACAAGCTAAAGTCGTGCACAGCGGCAGTACCGGTGGTCAAGTCGCTTGGCCAGCAATGCTGAGAAAAGCATATCGCTTAGATCCAGGCTTTGCCCAATAG